A genomic region of Mitsuaria sp. 7 contains the following coding sequences:
- a CDS encoding FemAB family XrtA/PEP-CTERM system-associated protein: MTLTSTSAVQVKRLALKDAEGAKRWDAFVQACPSASFFHLAAWQRIIRKQFGHAGYFLYAERDGVIEGVLPLAENKSRLFGHALVGLPFAVYGGVAATSDEAARALEDEAQALARQLGVEHLELRNVERRHLDWPHQDLYVTFRKEILEDEEANMLAIPRKQRAMVRKGIKNELKAEIDRDVSRFFALYADNVHRHGTPAMPRRYFQALLDEFGDAAEVLIVSSPQGEPLSGVLSFYFRDEVLPYYAGDAVAARDLAANDFKYWELMRRACGRGLKVFDYGRSKQDTGSYAFKKNWGFEPTPLNYEYCLYKREAVPQNNPSNAKYQLMIKAWRKLPISVANWLGPHIVRSLG, translated from the coding sequence ATGACCCTCACCTCGACGTCGGCGGTCCAGGTCAAGCGCCTGGCGCTGAAGGACGCGGAGGGCGCGAAGCGCTGGGACGCGTTCGTGCAGGCCTGTCCGTCGGCCAGCTTCTTCCACCTGGCGGCCTGGCAGCGGATCATCCGCAAGCAGTTCGGCCATGCGGGCTACTTCCTCTACGCGGAACGCGACGGCGTCATCGAGGGCGTGCTGCCGCTGGCCGAGAACAAGAGCCGGCTCTTCGGTCATGCGCTGGTCGGCCTGCCGTTCGCGGTCTACGGCGGCGTCGCCGCGACCAGCGACGAAGCGGCCCGCGCGCTCGAGGACGAGGCGCAGGCGCTCGCTCGCCAGCTCGGCGTCGAGCACCTGGAGCTGCGCAACGTCGAGCGCCGTCACCTCGACTGGCCGCACCAGGACCTCTACGTGACCTTCCGCAAGGAGATCCTCGAGGACGAGGAGGCCAACATGCTGGCCATCCCGCGCAAGCAGCGCGCGATGGTGCGCAAGGGCATCAAGAACGAGCTGAAGGCGGAAATCGATCGCGACGTGTCGCGCTTCTTCGCGCTGTACGCGGACAACGTCCATCGTCACGGCACGCCGGCGATGCCCAGGCGCTACTTCCAGGCGCTGCTGGACGAGTTCGGCGACGCGGCCGAAGTGCTGATCGTCAGCAGCCCGCAGGGCGAGCCGCTGTCGGGCGTGCTGAGCTTCTACTTCCGCGACGAGGTGCTGCCGTACTACGCCGGCGACGCGGTCGCCGCGCGCGACCTGGCCGCCAACGACTTCAAGTACTGGGAACTGATGCGCCGCGCCTGCGGCCGCGGGCTCAAGGTCTTCGACTACGGCCGCAGCAAGCAGGACACCGGCAGCTATGCGTTCAAGAAGAACTGGGGCTTCGAGCCCACGCCGCTGAACTACGAGTACTGCCTCTACAAGCGCGAGGCCGTGCCGCAGAACAATCCCAGCAACGCCAAGTACCAGCTCATGATCAAGGCCTGGCGCAAGCTGCCGATCTCCGTCGCCAACTGGCTGGGCCCGCACATCGTGCGCAGCCTGGGCTGA
- a CDS encoding XrtA system polysaccharide deacetylase: MNKIRNAMSIDVEDYFQVSAFAPYIARGDWDARECRVERNIARILDLLDAKGVKATFFTLGWIAQRYPQIVREIVSRGHELASHGFGHERASDLDRLSFLKDVGDAKALLEDLGGVEVKGYRAPSFSIGKDNLWAFDVLAECGYRYSSSVYPIQHDHYGMPDSPRFAYEVRPGLIEVPVTTLRWRGKNYPSSGGGWFRLLPYGVSRWMIERFNRVEGRSAVFYFHPWEIDPEQPRIPGIDAKTRFRHYVNIGRTESRIEQLLGDFAWARMDEIFLAPEGAERLAA, from the coding sequence ATGAACAAGATCCGCAACGCGATGAGCATCGACGTCGAGGACTACTTCCAGGTGTCCGCCTTCGCGCCCTACATCGCCCGCGGCGACTGGGACGCGCGCGAATGCCGCGTCGAGCGCAACATCGCCCGCATCCTGGATCTGCTCGACGCGAAGGGCGTCAAGGCCACCTTCTTCACGCTGGGCTGGATCGCGCAGCGCTATCCGCAGATCGTCCGCGAGATCGTCTCGCGCGGTCACGAACTCGCCAGCCACGGCTTCGGACACGAACGCGCCAGCGACCTGGACCGCCTCTCGTTCCTGAAGGACGTCGGCGACGCCAAGGCGCTGCTGGAGGACCTGGGCGGCGTCGAGGTCAAGGGTTACCGCGCGCCTAGCTTCTCGATCGGCAAGGACAACCTCTGGGCCTTCGACGTGCTGGCCGAATGCGGCTACCGCTACAGCTCCAGCGTCTACCCGATCCAGCACGACCATTACGGCATGCCGGATTCGCCGCGCTTCGCCTACGAAGTCCGTCCGGGCCTGATCGAAGTGCCGGTGACGACGCTGCGCTGGCGCGGCAAGAACTATCCGAGCAGCGGCGGCGGCTGGTTCCGTCTGCTGCCCTACGGCGTGTCGCGCTGGATGATCGAACGCTTCAACCGCGTCGAGGGCCGCAGCGCGGTCTTCTACTTCCACCCGTGGGAGATCGATCCGGAACAGCCGCGCATTCCCGGCATCGACGCGAAGACGCGCTTCCGCCACTACGTCAACATCGGCCGCACCGAATCGCGCATCGAGCAGTTGCTCGGCGACTTCGCGTGGGCGCGGATGGACGAGATCTTCCTCGCGCCCGAAGGCGCCGAGCGGTTGGCGGCATGA